From the Ferrigenium kumadai genome, one window contains:
- the ttcA gene encoding tRNA 2-thiocytidine(32) synthetase TtcA: protein MNDIVQPIHFEHHSTNFNRLKGRLEHMVGKAIGDFNMIEEGDTVMVCLSGGKDSYTLLDILLTLRKRAPIDFKVVAMNLDQKQPGFPADVLPNYLKSIGVDFHIETQDTYSIVKEKIPEGKTTCSLCSRLRRGIIYKVAGELGANKIALGHHRDDMVETLFLNMFFGGKLKAMPPKLVTDKGDHVVIRPLAYCAEKDIARYARGMEFPIIPCNLCGSQENLQRQNIKEMLHQWESQYPGRTQTIFTAMQNVKPSHLLDGSLFDFKGIRVGDAVAEGDIAFDLGE, encoded by the coding sequence ATGAACGATATCGTACAACCCATCCATTTCGAGCATCACTCCACCAACTTCAACCGCCTGAAGGGCCGGTTGGAGCACATGGTGGGCAAGGCCATCGGCGACTTCAACATGATCGAGGAGGGCGACACGGTGATGGTGTGTCTGAGCGGCGGCAAGGACTCCTATACCCTGCTCGATATCCTGCTGACGTTGCGCAAGCGCGCGCCGATCGACTTCAAGGTCGTGGCGATGAACCTTGACCAGAAGCAGCCCGGCTTTCCCGCCGACGTATTGCCGAACTACCTGAAATCCATCGGTGTCGATTTCCACATCGAGACGCAGGACACCTACTCCATCGTCAAGGAGAAGATCCCCGAGGGCAAGACCACCTGCTCGCTGTGCTCGCGCCTGCGCCGCGGCATCATCTACAAGGTTGCGGGCGAGCTGGGCGCGAACAAGATCGCGCTGGGGCACCACCGTGACGACATGGTGGAGACATTGTTCCTGAACATGTTCTTCGGTGGCAAGCTGAAGGCGATGCCGCCCAAGCTGGTCACCGACAAGGGCGACCATGTGGTGATCCGTCCGCTGGCCTATTGCGCCGAGAAGGACATCGCCCGCTACGCGCGCGGCATGGAGTTTCCCATCATCCCGTGCAACCTGTGCGGCTCGCAGGAGAACCTGCAGCGCCAGAACATCAAGGAGATGCTGCATCAGTGGGAGAGCCAGTATCCGGGGCGGACCCAGACCATCTTCACCGCGATGCAGAACGTCAAGCCGTCGCACCTGCTCGATGGCAGCCTTTTCGATTTCAAGGGCATCAGGGTCGGCGATGCCGTGGCAGAAGGGGATATCGCTTTCGATCTCGGAGAATAA
- a CDS encoding YhcH/YjgK/YiaL family protein — MIFASLSQADRYAALHPLFPRAFEYIRNTNLMLLAPGRYPVVGDDLFAIVEHVPGRTREAAKLECHRKYIDIQLVLEGTDEMGWMPLADCHEPVSDYSPEKDIQFFRDAPASWVATPPGAFCIFFPEDAHAPLVASGDIRKVIFKIATARG; from the coding sequence ATGATCTTCGCCAGCCTTTCGCAAGCCGACCGCTATGCCGCACTGCATCCGCTGTTTCCGCGCGCATTCGAATACATCCGCAACACAAACCTGATGTTGCTCGCGCCGGGGCGATATCCCGTCGTCGGGGACGATCTGTTCGCCATCGTGGAGCATGTTCCGGGACGCACACGCGAAGCGGCAAAGCTGGAATGCCACCGCAAGTACATCGATATCCAGCTGGTGCTGGAAGGCACGGATGAGATGGGCTGGATGCCGCTGGCGGATTGCCACGAGCCGGTGAGCGATTACAGTCCCGAGAAGGACATCCAATTTTTCCGCGATGCGCCCGCGTCGTGGGTCGCCACGCCACCCGGCGCGTTCTGCATCTTCTTCCCGGAGGATGCGCACGCGCCGCTGGTCGCCAGCGGCGACATTCGCAAGGTGATCTTCAAGATCGCGACTGCTCGCGGCTGA
- a CDS encoding cytochrome b translates to MNWKNTTIRYGSLTISIHWLMLLLFIAVYASINLRELYPKGSDLREALKAWHFMLGMLVFVLVWLRLAARLSGPTPGIQPEPPHWQQLSANLLHLALYLLMIVMPLTGWLLLSASGKPIPFFGLELPALVGENKGLAEQLKEIHETVGTAGYYLIGLHAAAALYHHYIVRDNTLTRMLPERK, encoded by the coding sequence ATGAACTGGAAGAACACCACAATCCGTTACGGCTCGCTTACCATCAGTATCCACTGGCTGATGCTGCTGTTGTTCATCGCGGTATATGCCAGCATCAACCTCCGTGAGTTGTACCCCAAGGGGAGTGACCTCCGCGAGGCATTGAAGGCCTGGCACTTCATGCTCGGCATGCTGGTGTTCGTGCTGGTCTGGCTGCGGCTGGCCGCGCGCCTATCCGGCCCCACGCCAGGCATCCAGCCGGAACCGCCACATTGGCAACAACTGTCGGCCAACCTGTTGCATCTGGCGCTCTACCTGCTGATGATAGTCATGCCGTTGACCGGTTGGCTGCTGCTCAGCGCATCCGGGAAACCCATCCCGTTCTTCGGACTGGAACTCCCGGCGCTGGTCGGCGAAAACAAGGGACTCGCTGAACAGCTCAAAGAGATACATGAGACTGTCGGCACGGCGGGGTATTACCTCATCGGCCTGCATGCCGCAGCAGCCCTGTATCACCACTACATCGTGCGCGACAACACACTGACCCGAATGCTTCCTGAACGGAAATAG
- the yegQ gene encoding tRNA 5-hydroxyuridine modification protein YegQ — protein sequence MSKLRAPELLLPAGTLEKMRTAYAYGADAVYAGQPRYSLRARNNEFKLEELRIGIQEAHALGKKLFVASNLMPHNAKVKTYMADMQPVIEMQPDALIMADPGLIAMVRERWPEMQVHLSVQANTVNYAAVKFWKSLGLTRVILSRELSLDEIEEIRQQCPDIELEVFIHGALCIAYSGRCLLSGYFNHRDANQGTCTNSCRWDYKVDNAEETGTGDIQKIDFDFDKALSESALSDCGSQPRHPLADRVYVISRQDHPGELMPVLEDEHGTYIMNSKDLRAVEHVERLVRIGVDSLKVEGRTKSIYYVARTAQVYRQAIDDAVKGRPFDLKLLGALDALANRGYTDGFYERHHTHEQQNYMRGHSESFRQQYVGDIVACANGMAEIDVKNRFSVGDKLEIIHPSGNSIIEVKEMKSLEGEALTVAPGSGHRVQIPLQGELAKGMVARFL from the coding sequence ATGAGCAAGTTGCGCGCACCCGAACTGCTGCTGCCCGCCGGCACGCTGGAAAAGATGCGTACCGCTTACGCCTACGGGGCGGACGCGGTATACGCCGGTCAGCCGCGCTACAGCCTGCGTGCGCGCAACAATGAATTCAAGCTGGAAGAGCTGCGCATCGGCATCCAGGAAGCGCACGCATTGGGCAAGAAGCTGTTCGTCGCCAGCAACCTGATGCCGCACAACGCCAAGGTGAAGACCTACATGGCGGACATGCAGCCGGTCATCGAGATGCAGCCGGACGCGCTGATCATGGCCGATCCCGGCCTCATTGCCATGGTACGCGAGCGCTGGCCAGAGATGCAGGTGCATCTGTCGGTGCAAGCCAACACCGTCAACTATGCGGCAGTGAAGTTCTGGAAATCACTGGGGCTCACCCGCGTTATCCTGTCGCGCGAACTGTCGCTGGACGAGATCGAAGAGATCCGCCAGCAGTGCCCGGACATCGAACTCGAAGTGTTCATCCACGGCGCGCTATGCATCGCCTATTCCGGACGCTGCCTGCTCTCCGGCTACTTCAACCACCGCGACGCGAACCAGGGCACCTGCACCAACTCCTGCCGCTGGGACTACAAGGTGGACAACGCGGAAGAGACCGGCACGGGCGACATCCAGAAGATCGACTTCGATTTCGACAAGGCATTGAGCGAGAGCGCGCTGTCCGACTGCGGTTCGCAGCCGCGCCACCCGCTGGCCGATCGTGTGTATGTCATCTCGCGCCAGGACCACCCGGGTGAACTGATGCCGGTACTGGAAGACGAGCACGGCACCTACATCATGAACTCCAAGGACCTGCGCGCGGTAGAGCACGTCGAGCGACTGGTGAGGATCGGCGTGGATTCGCTGAAGGTGGAAGGCCGCACCAAGTCCATCTACTACGTGGCGCGCACCGCGCAGGTGTACCGCCAGGCCATCGACGACGCCGTCAAAGGCCGCCCCTTCGACCTGAAGCTGCTGGGGGCGCTGGATGCCTTGGCGAACCGCGGCTACACCGACGGCTTCTACGAGCGCCACCACACCCACGAACAGCAGAACTACATGCGCGGCCACTCCGAGAGCTTCCGCCAGCAGTACGTCGGCGACATCGTGGCTTGCGCGAACGGCATGGCCGAGATCGACGTGAAGAACCGGTTCTCGGTTGGTGACAAACTGGAGATCATCCACCCCTCAGGCAACTCCATCATCGAAGTGAAAGAGATGAAGAGCCTCGAAGGCGAAGCGCTCACCGTCGCGCCGGGCAGCGGGCACCGCGTGCAGATACCGTTGCAGGGAGAGTTGGCCAAGGGGATGGTGGCTAGGTTCTTGTAG
- the metF gene encoding methylenetetrahydrofolate reductase [NAD(P)H], with translation MNKPLISFEFFPPQTPEGMAKLTATRQQLALLKPEFFSVTFGAGGSTQERTLETVLLTKKEGHCAAPHLSCVGSTRENIRALLHTYKDAGINRIVALRGDLPSGMGSIGEFQYANELVSFIRAETGEHFHIEVAAYPEFHPQANSARDDMLNFKRKAAAGADSAITQYFYNTDAYFRFVEETRKLGVTIPIVPGIMPIMKFSQLARFSDACGAEIPRWMRKTLEGYGDDVESVQNFGLDVVTQLCEKLIAGGAPGLHFYTLNQANASMEILNRLGYR, from the coding sequence ATGAATAAACCACTTATCAGTTTTGAATTTTTCCCGCCGCAGACGCCGGAAGGCATGGCGAAACTCACCGCCACCCGCCAGCAACTGGCGCTGCTCAAGCCGGAATTCTTTTCCGTTACCTTCGGCGCAGGTGGCTCCACACAGGAGCGCACGCTGGAGACCGTGCTGCTGACCAAGAAGGAAGGGCACTGCGCCGCTCCTCACCTCTCCTGCGTCGGCTCCACGCGCGAAAACATCCGCGCCTTGCTGCACACCTACAAGGATGCGGGCATCAACCGCATCGTGGCGCTCAGGGGCGACCTGCCGTCCGGCATGGGCAGCATCGGCGAGTTCCAGTACGCGAACGAGCTGGTGTCCTTCATCCGCGCCGAGACCGGCGAGCACTTCCACATCGAAGTGGCCGCTTATCCCGAGTTCCACCCGCAGGCGAATTCCGCGCGCGATGACATGCTCAACTTCAAGCGCAAGGCCGCGGCAGGCGCCGACTCCGCCATCACACAGTATTTCTACAACACCGACGCCTATTTCCGCTTCGTCGAGGAGACGCGCAAACTCGGCGTCACCATCCCCATCGTGCCGGGCATCATGCCGATCATGAAATTCTCGCAGCTGGCGCGCTTCTCCGATGCCTGTGGCGCCGAGATCCCGCGCTGGATGCGCAAGACGCTGGAAGGATACGGCGACGACGTTGAGTCGGTACAGAACTTCGGCCTCGACGTGGTCACCCAGCTGTGCGAGAAACTCATCGCGGGCGGCGCGCCCGGGCTGCACTTCTACACGCTGAACCAGGCGAACGCCTCGATGGAAATTCTGAATCGTCTGGGTTACCGATGA
- a CDS encoding phage holin family protein yields MRLLLIWVLNALALLAVANFVPGIHLDSFVDAMIAAFFLGLVNTLIRPLLLLLTLPVTLLTLGLFIFVINGLLFWFVGSVLKGFVVDGFWYGVFGAVLYSIFSWAMSAAASQLLRKS; encoded by the coding sequence ATGAGACTACTGCTGATCTGGGTATTGAACGCGCTGGCCCTGCTGGCCGTGGCGAACTTCGTGCCGGGCATCCATCTCGACAGTTTCGTCGATGCGATGATCGCCGCTTTCTTCCTTGGTCTGGTCAACACATTGATCCGCCCGCTGCTGTTGTTGCTGACCCTGCCGGTCACGCTGCTGACGCTGGGCCTGTTCATCTTCGTCATCAACGGACTGCTGTTCTGGTTCGTTGGTTCGGTGCTCAAGGGCTTCGTAGTGGACGGCTTCTGGTACGGCGTATTCGGCGCTGTTTTGTACAGCATCTTTTCGTGGGCGATGTCTGCCGCCGCCTCTCAACTTCTGAGGAAGTCATGA
- a CDS encoding TfoX/Sxy family protein produces MSAARNEFAEYVVELMAGWAAVSARRMFGGFGLYREGLMFALIAEDQLYFKTDAHNVAQFERAGSRPFVYESKVRTVQMSYWSAPEACLESPAEMREWCQSAYAAALRAHAAKPVKRTGRKAT; encoded by the coding sequence ATGTCCGCCGCCCGCAACGAGTTCGCCGAATACGTCGTGGAACTCATGGCGGGCTGGGCCGCAGTGTCGGCGCGCAGGATGTTCGGCGGTTTCGGCCTGTACCGGGAAGGGTTGATGTTCGCCCTGATCGCGGAGGACCAGTTGTACTTCAAGACCGATGCGCACAACGTGGCGCAGTTCGAACGGGCGGGCAGCCGCCCGTTCGTCTACGAGAGCAAAGTACGCACCGTGCAGATGTCCTACTGGTCGGCGCCCGAGGCTTGCCTCGAGTCGCCCGCGGAGATGCGCGAGTGGTGCCAGTCGGCTTATGCCGCGGCACTGCGAGCGCACGCCGCGAAACCCGTTAAACGCACCGGAAGGAAGGCAACATGA
- the ahcY gene encoding adenosylhomocysteinase, translated as MNAAFTDYKIADISLASWGRKEIAIAETEMPGLMAIREEFAKTQPLKGARITGSLHMTIQTAVLIETLKALGAEVRWASCNIFSTQDHAAAAIAAGGTPVFAVKGETLTEYWDYTHRIFEWADGGLSNMILDDGGDATLLLHLGARAESDASLISKPTSEEETCLFASIKAKLATDKTWYSTRLAAIKGVTEETTTGVHRLYQMHARGELKFPGINVNDSVTKSKFDNLYGCRESLVDGIKRATDVMVAGKIAVICGYGDVGKGSAQAMRALSAQVWVTEIDPICALQAAMEGYRVVTMEYAADKADIFVTTTGNFHVITHDHMAKMKNNAIVCNIGHFDNEIDVASLEKYQWEEIKPQVDHVIFPDGKRIILLAKGRLVNLGCGTGHPSYVMSSSFANQTIAQIELWTEAVKGSNKYPVGVYTLPKHLDEKVARLQLKTLNAQLTELTDQQAAYISVPKEGPYKADHYRY; from the coding sequence ATGAACGCAGCTTTCACCGATTACAAGATCGCCGATATCTCCCTCGCCTCCTGGGGCCGCAAGGAGATCGCCATCGCCGAGACCGAGATGCCCGGCCTGATGGCCATCCGCGAAGAATTCGCCAAGACCCAGCCGCTGAAGGGCGCACGCATCACCGGTTCGCTGCACATGACCATCCAGACCGCCGTGCTGATCGAGACGCTGAAGGCGCTCGGCGCGGAAGTACGCTGGGCCTCGTGCAACATCTTTTCGACGCAGGACCACGCTGCCGCTGCTATCGCCGCGGGCGGCACACCGGTGTTCGCCGTCAAGGGCGAGACGCTGACCGAATACTGGGACTACACCCACCGCATCTTCGAATGGGCGGACGGTGGCCTGTCCAACATGATCCTGGATGACGGCGGCGACGCAACGCTGTTGCTGCATCTGGGCGCGCGCGCCGAAAGCGATGCATCGCTGATTTCCAAGCCAACTTCGGAAGAAGAGACCTGCCTGTTCGCATCGATCAAGGCCAAGCTGGCAACTGACAAGACCTGGTACTCCACCCGTCTCGCCGCAATCAAGGGCGTGACCGAAGAGACCACCACCGGCGTGCACCGCCTTTACCAGATGCATGCACGCGGCGAACTGAAGTTCCCTGGCATCAACGTCAACGATTCCGTGACCAAGTCCAAGTTCGACAACCTGTATGGCTGCCGCGAATCGCTGGTGGACGGCATCAAGCGCGCGACCGACGTGATGGTCGCGGGCAAGATCGCGGTGATCTGCGGCTACGGCGATGTGGGCAAGGGTTCCGCGCAAGCCATGCGCGCACTGTCCGCACAAGTCTGGGTCACCGAGATCGACCCGATCTGCGCACTGCAGGCCGCGATGGAAGGCTACCGCGTCGTAACCATGGAGTACGCTGCCGACAAGGCCGACATCTTCGTCACCACCACCGGCAACTTCCACGTCATCACCCATGACCACATGGCGAAGATGAAGAACAACGCCATCGTGTGCAACATCGGCCACTTCGACAACGAGATCGACGTCGCTTCGCTGGAAAAATACCAGTGGGAAGAGATCAAGCCGCAAGTCGACCACGTCATTTTCCCGGACGGCAAGCGCATTATCCTGCTGGCCAAGGGCCGCCTGGTGAACCTGGGTTGCGGTACCGGCCATCCGTCCTACGTGATGTCGTCCTCCTTCGCCAACCAGACCATCGCTCAGATCGAACTGTGGACTGAAGCGGTGAAGGGCAGCAACAAGTACCCGGTGGGCGTGTACACGCTTCCGAAGCATCTGGACGAGAAGGTCGCGCGCCTGCAACTGAAGACGCTGAACGCACAGCTGACTGAACTGACCGACCAGCAGGCTGCCTACATCAGCGTGCCGAAGGAAGGCCCGTACAAGGCGGATCACTACCGCTACTAA
- a CDS encoding HD-GYP domain-containing protein, with protein sequence MLKRIAVKQLRLGMHIHEFCGSWMDHPFWRSAFLLDSDKDLQTIQTTGIKEVWIDTSKGLDVEGGQTKETVAAEVEAALVQVATPGKPPLRIDVAQEAARAVRICAKSKEAVTSMFHEARMGKALNADNALPIVEEITTSVARNPGALIGLARLKNKDDYTYMHSVAVCALMVSLARQLELDDEHVRQAGLAGLLHDIGKMMIPPEILNKPGKLTDAEFETVKSHPAEGHKLLLEGSGISDIALDVCLHHHEKVDGSGYPERLSEEQISLYAKMGAVCDVYDAITSNRPYKNGWEPAESIRKMAEWSKGHFDQRIFEAFVRSIGIYPVGSLIKLKSERLGVVIEQTEKSLLTPKVKVFFSIKSDARITPEILDLSKPACADKIVSHEDPAKWAIHDMHTLWSGVAGAPW encoded by the coding sequence ATGCTGAAACGTATCGCCGTCAAACAGTTGCGCCTGGGCATGCACATACATGAATTCTGCGGCTCGTGGATGGATCACCCGTTCTGGCGGAGCGCTTTCCTGCTGGACAGCGACAAAGACCTGCAGACCATCCAGACCACCGGCATCAAGGAGGTGTGGATCGACACGTCCAAAGGGCTGGACGTCGAAGGCGGCCAAACCAAAGAAACGGTCGCGGCCGAAGTCGAAGCCGCCCTCGTCCAAGTGGCCACACCCGGCAAGCCGCCCCTGCGCATCGACGTCGCACAGGAGGCCGCCCGCGCCGTCAGGATATGTGCCAAATCCAAGGAGGCCGTCACCTCGATGTTCCATGAAGCACGTATGGGCAAGGCACTGAACGCCGACAATGCGCTGCCCATCGTCGAGGAGATCACCACTTCGGTCGCGCGCAACCCCGGCGCGCTGATCGGCCTGGCGCGCCTGAAGAACAAGGACGATTACACCTACATGCATTCGGTGGCCGTATGCGCACTGATGGTCTCGCTGGCCCGGCAACTGGAACTGGATGACGAACATGTCCGCCAGGCGGGCTTGGCCGGCCTGTTGCACGACATCGGCAAGATGATGATTCCGCCGGAGATCCTCAACAAGCCGGGCAAGCTGACTGACGCCGAGTTCGAGACCGTGAAGAGCCACCCCGCCGAGGGCCACAAGCTGCTGCTGGAGGGCAGCGGGATCAGCGACATCGCGCTGGACGTCTGCCTGCACCACCACGAAAAGGTCGACGGCAGCGGGTATCCCGAGCGCCTCAGCGAAGAACAGATCAGCCTTTACGCCAAAATGGGGGCAGTGTGCGATGTGTATGACGCGATCACGTCCAACCGCCCCTACAAGAACGGCTGGGAGCCTGCGGAGTCGATCCGCAAGATGGCTGAATGGAGCAAGGGGCATTTCGACCAGCGCATCTTCGAAGCCTTCGTCCGCAGTATCGGCATCTATCCGGTCGGCTCGCTGATCAAACTCAAATCCGAGCGCCTGGGCGTAGTCATCGAGCAGACCGAGAAATCCCTGCTCACCCCCAAGGTGAAGGTGTTCTTCTCCATCAAGTCCGATGCGCGAATCACGCCGGAAATCCTGGACCTGTCGAAACCCGCCTGTGCGGACAAGATCGTTTCCCACGAAGATCCCGCCAAGTGGGCCATCCACGACATGCACACCCTGTGGAGCGGGGTGGCTGGCGCGCCCTGGTAG
- the metK gene encoding methionine adenosyltransferase, whose product MSEYFFTSESVSEGHPDKVADQISDAILDAILAQDPYARVAAETLCNTGLVVLAGEITTSANVDYIHVARDTIKRIGYDNTEYGIDYKGCAVLVAYDKQSPDIAQGVDRASDDFLNQGAGDQGLMFGYACRETDTLMPLPIYLSHRIVERQAQLRHDGRLPWLRPDAKSQVTVKYVDGKPYAIDTVVLSTQHAPEMTLEQIREAAIEEIIKPVLPKELIKGDIKYLVNPTGRFVIGGPQGDCGLTGRKIIVDTYGGAAPHGGGAFSGKDPSKVDRSAAYAGRYVAKNIVAAGLADKCLVQVSYAIGVAQPTSIMVTTYGTGKISDEKITELVKKHFDLRPKGIVQMLDLLRPIYQNTAAYGHFGREEPGFTWENTDKAAALRADAGL is encoded by the coding sequence ATGAGCGAGTACTTCTTTACATCCGAATCCGTGTCCGAGGGCCATCCGGACAAGGTAGCCGACCAGATTTCCGATGCAATTCTGGACGCGATTCTAGCGCAAGACCCCTATGCGCGGGTAGCTGCCGAGACGTTGTGCAACACCGGCCTCGTGGTATTGGCCGGCGAGATCACTACTTCCGCCAATGTCGACTACATCCACGTCGCGCGCGACACCATCAAGCGCATCGGCTACGACAACACCGAATACGGCATCGACTACAAGGGCTGCGCAGTGCTGGTGGCCTATGACAAGCAGAGCCCGGACATCGCCCAGGGCGTGGACCGCGCTTCCGACGACTTCCTGAACCAGGGCGCGGGCGACCAGGGCCTGATGTTCGGCTACGCCTGCCGCGAGACCGACACGCTGATGCCGCTGCCCATCTACCTGTCGCACCGCATCGTCGAGCGCCAGGCGCAACTGCGCCACGACGGCCGCCTGCCCTGGCTGCGTCCGGACGCGAAGTCGCAAGTCACCGTCAAGTACGTCGATGGCAAGCCGTACGCCATCGACACCGTGGTGCTCTCCACCCAGCACGCCCCGGAAATGACACTGGAGCAGATCCGCGAAGCCGCGATCGAAGAGATCATCAAGCCGGTGCTGCCGAAGGAACTGATCAAGGGCGACATCAAGTATCTGGTGAACCCGACCGGACGTTTCGTCATCGGCGGCCCGCAGGGCGACTGCGGCCTGACCGGGCGCAAGATCATCGTCGACACCTACGGTGGCGCAGCCCCGCACGGCGGCGGCGCGTTCTCCGGCAAGGATCCGTCCAAGGTCGACCGCTCGGCTGCCTACGCCGGCCGCTATGTGGCGAAAAACATCGTTGCCGCCGGCCTGGCAGACAAGTGCCTGGTGCAAGTCTCCTACGCCATCGGCGTGGCACAACCGACCAGCATCATGGTCACCACCTACGGCACCGGCAAGATCTCCGACGAGAAGATCACCGAACTGGTGAAGAAGCACTTCGACCTGCGCCCGAAGGGCATCGTGCAGATGCTCGACCTGCTGCGTCCAATCTACCAGAACACCGCAGCTTACGGCCACTTTGGCCGCGAAGAGCCGGGGTTCACTTGGGAGAATACAGACAAGGCGGCAGCCCTGCGGGCTGACGCTGGCCTGTAA
- a CDS encoding lysophospholipid acyltransferase family protein, giving the protein MMTRLGIFILWLLHFLPLSVLARIGNALGLLLYAVAGERRSVADTNLRLCFPELPEAERRVLVKRTFQSFARSFIERSLLWWASSERIQSYIRVEGLEHYTRAQELGPVILLAPHFVALDVGGSWLIQNVDLVSVYSNQKNPLFHSMLLHGRSRFGNQKLYARQQGLRPVIKAMREQRPFYYLPDQDLAIKDGVFVPFFGVPAATLTTVPRLAEMTGAQVVPCISKLLPGGQGYEVRFYPAWENYPTGDAVVDTRRMNAFIEDRVREMPEQYFWLHKRFKTRPEGEEKFY; this is encoded by the coding sequence ATGATGACCCGGCTGGGTATCTTCATCCTGTGGCTGCTGCATTTCCTGCCACTTTCCGTCCTCGCCAGGATCGGCAACGCGCTCGGCCTGTTGCTTTACGCCGTGGCGGGCGAGCGGCGTTCCGTCGCCGACACCAATCTGCGCCTGTGCTTCCCCGAGTTGCCGGAGGCCGAGCGCCGCGTGCTGGTGAAGCGTACCTTTCAGTCGTTCGCGCGCAGCTTCATCGAGCGCAGCCTCTTGTGGTGGGCTTCGTCCGAGCGCATTCAAAGTTATATCCGTGTGGAGGGGCTGGAACACTACACCAGGGCGCAGGAGCTAGGGCCGGTGATCCTGCTGGCGCCACACTTCGTTGCGCTGGATGTCGGCGGTTCCTGGCTGATCCAGAATGTCGACCTGGTCAGTGTCTATTCCAACCAGAAGAACCCGCTGTTCCACTCCATGCTGCTGCACGGCCGTTCGCGTTTCGGCAACCAGAAACTTTATGCGCGCCAGCAGGGGTTGCGCCCGGTCATCAAGGCGATGCGCGAGCAACGGCCGTTCTATTACCTGCCGGACCAGGATCTGGCGATCAAGGATGGCGTGTTCGTGCCTTTCTTCGGCGTGCCAGCCGCGACGCTGACCACCGTGCCGCGGCTGGCCGAGATGACGGGCGCGCAGGTCGTGCCCTGCATCAGCAAGCTGCTGCCCGGCGGCCAGGGTTACGAGGTGCGGTTCTACCCGGCCTGGGAGAACTATCCGACCGGTGACGCAGTCGTCGACACGCGGCGCATGAACGCCTTCATCGAAGACCGCGTGCGCGAAATGCCGGAACAATATTTCTGGCTGCACAAGCGATTCAAGACTCGGCCCGAGGGCGAAGAGAAGTTTTATTGA